In Actinoplanes sp. NBC_00393, a single genomic region encodes these proteins:
- a CDS encoding fumarate reductase/succinate dehydrogenase flavoprotein subunit produces the protein MTTIERHLYDVVVIGAGGAGLRAAIEARLAGKKTAIISKSLFGKAHTVMAEGGAAAAMGNVNSRDNWMVHFRDTMRGGKFLNNFRMAELHAKEAPERIWELETYGALFDRTKDGKISQRNFGGHEYPRLAHVGDRTGLELIRTLQQKIVSLQQEDFAETGSYESRIRVFQETTVTELLLDGDRVAGAFGYYRESGEFLLFEAPAVVLATGGVGRSYKVTSNSWEYTGDGHALALRAGATLINMEFLQFHPTGMVWPPSVKGILVTESVRGDGGVLRNSENKRFMFDYVPDVFRKQYAETEEEADRWYSDPDNNRRPPELLPRDEVARAINSEVKAGRGSPAGGVFLDIASRMPAEQIIRRLPSMHHQFKELADVDITKEPMEVGPTCHYVMGGVEVEPDTGAALGTVLGLFAAGEVSGGMHGSNRLGGNSLSDLLVFGKRAGEHAAAYVDALGRRPKVSKVDVAAAAEVALAPLVRTGGENPYTLQQDLQAVMGDLVGIIRREGELTDALKKLHELRLRVANVSADGGRRYNPGWHLAIDLRNMLVVSECTAKAALEREESRGGHTREDHPKMSPEWRRVNLICSLDESGDVLLERKPVPKMRDELIDLFDRSELAKYLTDEELAELEAE, from the coding sequence ATGACCACGATCGAACGACACCTGTACGACGTCGTCGTGATCGGCGCCGGTGGCGCCGGACTGCGCGCGGCGATCGAGGCCCGGCTGGCCGGCAAGAAGACGGCGATCATCTCGAAGTCGCTGTTCGGCAAGGCGCACACCGTCATGGCTGAGGGCGGCGCCGCCGCCGCGATGGGCAACGTGAACAGCCGCGACAACTGGATGGTGCACTTCCGGGACACCATGCGCGGCGGCAAGTTCCTGAACAACTTCCGGATGGCCGAGCTGCACGCCAAGGAGGCGCCGGAGCGGATCTGGGAGCTGGAGACGTACGGTGCGCTCTTCGACCGGACGAAGGACGGCAAGATCTCGCAGCGCAACTTCGGCGGCCATGAGTATCCGCGGCTGGCCCACGTCGGCGACCGGACCGGACTGGAGCTGATCCGCACCCTGCAGCAGAAGATCGTCTCGCTGCAGCAGGAGGACTTCGCCGAGACCGGCAGCTACGAGTCACGGATCCGGGTGTTCCAGGAGACGACGGTCACCGAGCTGCTGCTCGACGGCGACCGGGTGGCCGGGGCGTTCGGGTACTACCGGGAGTCCGGCGAGTTCCTGCTCTTCGAGGCGCCGGCCGTGGTGCTGGCGACCGGCGGTGTCGGCCGCAGCTACAAGGTCACGTCGAACTCGTGGGAGTACACCGGTGACGGCCACGCGCTGGCCCTGCGCGCCGGCGCGACTCTGATCAACATGGAGTTCCTGCAGTTCCACCCGACGGGCATGGTCTGGCCGCCGAGTGTGAAGGGCATCCTGGTCACCGAGTCGGTCCGCGGCGACGGCGGCGTGCTGCGCAACTCGGAGAACAAGCGGTTCATGTTCGACTACGTCCCCGACGTCTTCCGCAAGCAGTACGCGGAGACGGAGGAGGAGGCCGACCGTTGGTACTCCGATCCTGACAACAATCGCCGCCCACCCGAGCTGCTGCCCCGCGACGAGGTGGCCCGGGCCATCAACAGCGAGGTCAAGGCGGGTCGCGGCAGCCCGGCCGGCGGAGTGTTCCTGGACATCGCCAGCCGGATGCCGGCCGAGCAGATCATCCGGCGGCTGCCGTCGATGCACCACCAGTTCAAGGAGCTGGCCGACGTCGACATCACCAAGGAGCCGATGGAGGTCGGCCCGACCTGCCACTACGTGATGGGTGGCGTCGAGGTCGAGCCGGACACCGGGGCCGCCCTCGGTACGGTGCTCGGGCTCTTCGCCGCGGGTGAGGTCTCCGGCGGGATGCACGGGTCCAACCGGCTCGGCGGCAACTCGCTCTCCGACCTGCTGGTCTTCGGCAAGCGGGCGGGCGAGCACGCCGCGGCGTACGTTGATGCGCTCGGCCGCCGACCGAAGGTGAGCAAGGTGGACGTCGCCGCGGCGGCCGAGGTCGCGCTGGCGCCGCTGGTGCGTACCGGTGGGGAGAACCCGTACACGCTGCAGCAGGACCTGCAGGCGGTGATGGGTGACCTGGTCGGCATCATCCGCCGCGAGGGTGAGCTGACCGACGCGCTGAAGAAGCTGCACGAGCTGCGCCTGCGGGTGGCGAACGTGTCGGCGGACGGTGGCCGGCGGTACAACCCGGGCTGGCACCTCGCCATCGACCTGCGCAACATGCTGGTCGTCTCGGAGTGCACGGCCAAGGCAGCCCTGGAACGGGAGGAGTCCCGCGGCGGCCACACCCGGGAGGACCACCCGAAGATGAGCCCGGAGTGGCGCCGGGTCAACCTGATCTGCTCGCTCGACGAGAGCGGCGACGTGCTGCTGGAACGCAAGCCGGTGCCGAAGATGCGTGACGAGCTGATCGACCTGTTCGACCGCAGTGAGCTGGCGAAATACCTGACCGACGAGGAACTTGCCGAGCTGGAGGCAGAGTGA
- a CDS encoding TldD/PmbA family protein → MSAELGLAARVIELVREVAGRSAEAEVVVGHRAEALTRFANSMIHQNVADATTGVRLRLHLDGRTAGGSTTVTGADGLRALVERTVAAASVSPPDPAWPGLTRPAALHVSAAHPGSGDRSGLAFGFDEATARATPDERAVRVRDFVEAAGGLETAGYCRTVYVSAAFANTAGQAVEGRTAEAAIDGIARVDGSDGVARLAACRLADLDGAVLGARAAAKARAARQPAELPPGEYEVVLEPDAVADLLENFATFGFNGKAFVQRQSFAQLGAAQFDPSVTIVDDALGSRGEPAPGLPFDDEGTPRRTLVLVRDGVTTAVAHDRTSAAQDGTESTGHASAVSRSWGPLPTHMRLEAADRPATAAAGAGTVHAGAAYAGASRAGAAQASAAQASAAQAGAAQVSAAQPGAAHAGAAQPGAAQPGAAQPGAAQPGAAQAGAGHSGAGSDGAGMIAESARPLVARMRRGLLVTDLWYTRVLDPKSLVVTGLTRNGVWLVEDGEIVSAVGGLRFTQSYPQALAPGRVLGIGTEAVLLPQAWGRARYAAPALHLASWNITGNASG, encoded by the coding sequence ATGAGCGCGGAGCTGGGGCTTGCGGCCCGGGTCATCGAGCTGGTCCGTGAGGTGGCCGGGCGGTCCGCGGAGGCCGAGGTGGTGGTCGGCCACCGGGCCGAGGCACTGACCCGCTTCGCCAATTCGATGATCCATCAGAACGTGGCGGATGCGACCACCGGCGTGCGTCTGCGGCTGCACCTCGACGGGCGGACTGCGGGCGGCTCCACCACGGTCACCGGGGCCGACGGCCTGCGCGCGCTGGTCGAGCGGACCGTCGCGGCGGCCTCGGTGAGCCCACCAGACCCAGCCTGGCCCGGGCTGACCCGGCCGGCGGCGCTGCACGTCTCGGCCGCGCATCCGGGCTCGGGCGACCGCTCCGGGCTGGCGTTCGGCTTCGACGAGGCCACCGCGCGGGCCACGCCCGACGAGCGGGCCGTGCGGGTGCGCGACTTCGTGGAGGCCGCCGGCGGTCTGGAGACCGCGGGTTACTGCCGGACCGTCTACGTCTCGGCCGCCTTCGCGAACACTGCGGGCCAGGCCGTCGAGGGCCGGACAGCCGAGGCCGCCATAGACGGGATCGCCCGGGTCGACGGCTCCGACGGGGTCGCGCGCCTCGCAGCCTGCCGGCTGGCCGACCTGGACGGTGCAGTGCTCGGCGCGCGGGCCGCAGCGAAGGCCCGGGCCGCCCGGCAGCCGGCCGAACTCCCACCCGGGGAGTACGAGGTGGTCCTCGAGCCGGACGCGGTCGCCGACCTGCTGGAGAACTTCGCGACGTTCGGTTTCAACGGCAAGGCGTTCGTGCAGCGGCAGTCCTTCGCCCAGCTCGGCGCCGCCCAGTTCGACCCGTCCGTGACCATCGTGGACGATGCGCTCGGCAGCCGCGGCGAGCCGGCCCCGGGCCTGCCCTTCGACGACGAGGGCACCCCGCGCCGCACGCTGGTGCTGGTCCGGGACGGGGTGACCACAGCGGTCGCGCACGACCGCACCTCGGCCGCGCAGGACGGCACGGAGTCCACCGGTCACGCCTCCGCGGTGTCCCGGTCGTGGGGGCCGCTGCCAACCCATATGCGCCTGGAGGCGGCCGACCGGCCGGCCACTGCCGCTGCGGGTGCCGGCACCGTTCACGCCGGCGCCGCTTATGCCGGCGCTAGTCGGGCCGGCGCCGCTCAGGCCAGCGCCGCTCAGGCCAGCGCCGCTCAGGCCGGCGCTGCTCAGGTCAGCGCCGCTCAACCCGGTGCGGCTCACGCTGGAGCGGCTCAACCCGGTGCGGCTCAACCCGGTGCGGCTCAACCCGGTGCGGCTCAACCCGGAGCGGCTCAGGCCGGAGCCGGGCACAGCGGTGCCGGGAGCGACGGCGCCGGGATGATCGCCGAGTCGGCCCGCCCCTTGGTTGCCCGGATGCGCCGGGGGCTGCTCGTCACCGACCTCTGGTACACCCGGGTGCTCGACCCGAAAAGCCTGGTGGTGACCGGGCTGACCCGGAACGGCGTCTGGCTCGTGGAGGACGGCGAGATCGTCTCGGCGGTCGGCGGGCTGCGGTTCACCCAGTCCTACCCGCAGGCGCTGGCTCCCGGCCGGGTGCTCGGGATCGGCACCGAGGCGGTGCTGCTGCCACAGGCCTGGGGCCGCGCCCGGTATGCGGCGCCGGCCCTCCATCTGGCCTCGTGGAACATCACCGGCAACGCGTCCGGCTGA